The sequence below is a genomic window from Setaria italica strain Yugu1 chromosome IV, Setaria_italica_v2.0, whole genome shotgun sequence.
CTGGAAATCGGGACAGGTGGGTCGTAACGGGCCGCCAACACGTTCTGGGCCGATGGAAGCCTTCTAGGCCAGCCAGCCCGACCTTTTCGGTGAGTGTGCGTGGTGGGCTATATGGTTTCTGTTTCAAATGGGCTGATATTTTCCGTCGGCCCATGTAGAATTGATGATGGCAGCGACACACTCCGCTAGTCTAGTGATCCAATCCATCTGGCTACCCACCCACACCCCTCTGCCGGAAAGAAGCTGCAGCTACCAGACACCCACCCGCCATGGCCATCCACCTCCGCGCCCACGCCTTCGCGGCGAACCCGCTGCGGGGCGTctcggcctccaccaccgccgtctCCCCCTCAGCGGCCGCCGAGGCTCTGCGCCCCCTCCTTGACCCCAGCtcccccgccgacgccgccagtCCCCTCCCGCCGCACCTCTCCAAGATCCTCCCTTTCCGCCGGGGCCGCCCGCTCGCGCGCTCCCCGGACCCTCCCGCGCCACCCCCCGCGGCGCCAGCCTGGCGCCTCGCGTGGCTCCCGCCCTCCCGCGTCCCCGGGGTGGCCCCGGACGCCTTCGTCTTCCTGGGCGCGCACGCCGAGGGCGACGGCAAGGAGGCCGCGGCGTACTGGGCCGTCGACGTCAGCGAAGGTGAGGGCCCGAGGGTCGACGGCGGCTCGGGGGACGGGGATGGATCGGCGTTTGTCGACTTGAGGACGCTCATGGTGGCCACGGACTGGAGCGATAAGGACGCCATGGGGGACCTCGCCATCGCCGGGCATGTACGCGCGCTTCTTGGTTCTTCAACTCTTGTTTAATCATTATTACTTGGTTACTCCATTGTTATTTAGAGGCATCCTTTTGGCTTGACGACTCGAAGAACAAGCTTGATCtcatttctgaattctgatgcgAGCAGGCTCGAGCACTGCTGGAGTGGCACAATACGGCCAAATTTTGTGGAGCTTGTGGGGCAAAGGCGGTCCCTAAAGAAGCTGGAAGGCGTAAGCAGTGCAGCAACGAGTCTTGCAAGAAGAGGATATACCCTCGAGT
It includes:
- the LOC101783625 gene encoding nudix hydrolase 19, chloroplastic produces the protein MAIHLRAHAFAANPLRGVSASTTAVSPSAAAEALRPLLDPSSPADAASPLPPHLSKILPFRRGRPLARSPDPPAPPPAAPAWRLAWLPPSRVPGVAPDAFVFLGAHAEGDGKEAAAYWAVDVSEGEGPRVDGGSGDGDGSAFVDLRTLMVATDWSDKDAMGDLAIAGHARALLEWHNTAKFCGACGAKAVPKEAGRRKQCSNESCKKRIYPRVDPVVIMLVIDKENDRALLSRQSRFVPRMWSCLAGFIEPGESLEEAVRRETWEETGIEVGQVIYHSSQPWPVGPNTMPCQLMVGFFAYAKSLEIRVDKQELEDAQWHSREDIRKALTFAEYEKAQRTNALKVNQMCKGAEKGQSITDDFKVDSGEPVPMFVPGPFAIAHHLISAWAFEGAPKLPSSFSNL